In Liquorilactobacillus nagelii DSM 13675, the following proteins share a genomic window:
- the rpiB gene encoding ribose 5-phosphate isomerase B codes for MNKKKIAFGSDHVGLELKPAIIEYVKDLGYEVHDFGAFEKQRTDYPIYGKKVAEEVAKGNYDLGIVMCGTGIGIGLAANKVPGIRAAMVSEPYSAAFSRRHNNTNVLSMGSRVVGVELAKMIVKSWLDAQFEGGRHQRRIDELGAEDERNDEKFKLILNSKDKKYQDNIN; via the coding sequence ATGAACAAGAAAAAAATTGCTTTTGGATCAGATCATGTTGGATTAGAATTAAAACCTGCTATTATAGAGTATGTAAAGGATCTTGGATATGAGGTCCACGATTTCGGTGCCTTCGAAAAGCAACGCACAGATTATCCAATCTACGGGAAAAAAGTGGCTGAAGAAGTAGCTAAAGGTAACTATGATTTGGGAATTGTAATGTGTGGAACTGGTATCGGAATTGGCTTAGCGGCTAATAAAGTTCCTGGCATTCGAGCGGCAATGGTAAGTGAGCCTTACTCAGCTGCATTTTCTAGACGTCATAATAACACTAATGTATTATCAATGGGTTCTCGAGTGGTAGGAGTTGAGTTAGCAAAAATGATTGTTAAGTCCTGGCTTGATGCTCAATTTGAAGGTGGACGTCATCAAAGAAGGATTGACGAGTTAGGTGCTGAAGATGAAAGAAATGATGAAAAGTTTAAATTGATCCTTAATTCAAAGGATAAAAAGTATCAAGACAATATCAATTAA
- a CDS encoding ribulose-phosphate 3-epimerase, whose amino-acid sequence MEKLLCPSLMCADFTKLRSEVLSLDDAGIDLFHMDIMDGIYVPNLALGVEDFAAVRSLTKKPMDVHLMVKYPEKYIDLFKRLGANLIYFHPETANISTSLISKIKSSGMKAGIAISPNISIPYVKELLISVDNILIMTVNPGFSGEPFLNYTLPKIKELCSLKDKYQYNVFVDGAISPEKVESLSRIGVDGFILGSSTLFGKEESYSQIVKKLRSLG is encoded by the coding sequence ATGGAAAAATTACTTTGTCCATCACTTATGTGCGCTGATTTCACAAAACTACGTAGTGAAGTTTTATCTTTGGATGATGCAGGAATTGATTTATTTCACATGGATATTATGGATGGAATCTATGTGCCAAATCTTGCACTGGGGGTAGAAGATTTTGCGGCAGTTAGAAGTTTAACGAAAAAACCAATGGATGTACATTTGATGGTAAAATATCCAGAAAAATATATTGATTTATTCAAGCGATTGGGTGCTAATTTGATTTATTTCCATCCAGAAACTGCAAATATTTCAACATCATTGATTAGTAAAATTAAAAGTTCTGGAATGAAGGCCGGAATTGCGATTAGTCCCAATATTTCAATACCCTATGTTAAAGAATTATTGATTTCTGTTGACAACATTTTAATAATGACAGTTAATCCAGGTTTTAGTGGGGAACCATTTTTAAATTATACATTACCAAAAATAAAAGAGCTTTGTTCTTTAAAAGACAAATATCAATACAATGTTTTTGTTGATGGTGCAATTTCACCAGAAAAAGTTGAATCTCTGTCAAGAATTGGAGTCGATGGGTTTATCTTAGGGTCTTCTACACTGTTTGGAAAAGAAGAATCATATTCACAAATTGTAAAAAAGTTAAGGAGCTTGGGTTAA
- a CDS encoding PTS transporter subunit EIIB: protein MNSNNLGKKILSLVGGENNIVSITHCVLV, encoded by the coding sequence ATGAACTCAAATAATCTTGGGAAAAAAATCTTAAGTTTAGTCGGTGGTGAAAATAATATTGTGAGCATAACTCACTGCGTACTCGTTTAA
- a CDS encoding PTS transporter subunit EIIC: MRLSDTNLASKNKEEIEDLNGVISVVEKAGQFQVVIGPNVPTIYDELIDNTSLNKQEEDKNVSDNTNWFLKVMDVVAGIFTPLLPLLAGSGVFRGLVLLATQFKWLSTTSDTYYILTVASTAVFYFLPILLAITSAEKFKVNKYVAAAIMGSLIMPEFTNMMGSHGNGVIAHFFGIPIVLMTYTSTVIPAILAIWCLSYLEKYLRKWIPESLQLLFVPLISLFLMVPLTAGIFGPFGVYIGEGISNIINWLINSNGWIAGAFIGGIWNIFCDFRSTMGSKSSNDQQH; the protein is encoded by the coding sequence ATGCGTTTAAGTGATACAAATCTAGCTTCAAAAAATAAAGAGGAAATTGAAGACCTCAATGGCGTTATAAGTGTTGTTGAGAAAGCGGGTCAATTCCAAGTTGTAATTGGTCCGAACGTTCCTACTATTTATGACGAATTAATTGATAACACATCTTTAAATAAACAAGAAGAAGATAAAAATGTCTCTGACAACACAAATTGGTTTCTAAAAGTTATGGATGTCGTAGCTGGAATATTCACTCCGTTATTGCCTCTTTTAGCTGGGTCTGGTGTTTTTAGAGGTTTAGTTTTATTAGCAACTCAATTTAAATGGTTGTCGACAACTTCAGATACGTATTATATATTAACCGTCGCTTCAACCGCTGTCTTTTATTTTCTTCCAATTCTATTAGCAATTACATCAGCTGAAAAATTCAAGGTTAACAAGTATGTCGCAGCTGCAATTATGGGCTCTTTAATTATGCCAGAATTTACTAATATGATGGGGAGCCATGGAAATGGTGTTATAGCCCATTTCTTCGGAATACCGATCGTTTTAATGACGTATACTTCAACCGTTATTCCGGCAATTTTAGCTATTTGGTGTTTATCATATTTAGAAAAGTATTTAAGAAAATGGATTCCTGAAAGTCTACAATTATTATTTGTTCCTTTGATTTCTTTGTTCTTGATGGTTCCATTAACAGCTGGAATATTCGGGCCATTTGGAGTATATATCGGTGAAGGAATTTCGAACATTATTAATTGGCTGATAAATTCTAACGGTTGGATTGCTGGAGCATTTATTGGTGGAATTTGGAACATTTTTTGTGATTTTCGGTCTACAATGGGCAGTAAATCCAGTAATGATCAACAACATTAG
- a CDS encoding glucose PTS transporter subunit IIA, whose amino-acid sequence MEFGTFFVIFGLQWAVNPVMINNISRLGFDYIVPLTAAANFGMAGATLGTFLRTHDKKMKAYSMSALLSILFAGITEPSIYGVGIRYKRPLIGAVVGGAIGGAFIGGLHVKAFAFVFGGLTTLPAFVGSTFIYYVIGLAICFIVGCIVTLIIGINEKEAEKKEVVKNISNGNIKTIDNETISQPIDGIVDDIATATDPAFSSGSMGEGMVIQPSDGNVYAPFDGNVTMLFKTGHAIGITSNKGTEIMIHIGIDTVKLNGNGFKSFVKQGDSVTKGQKLISFDLEAIKNKGYDLSTFVIITNTDNYKEVQLLDTNMHKHGENILSVNV is encoded by the coding sequence GTGGAATTTGGAACATTTTTTGTGATTTTCGGTCTACAATGGGCAGTAAATCCAGTAATGATCAACAACATTAGCCGGCTTGGATTTGACTATATTGTGCCATTAACAGCCGCAGCAAATTTTGGAATGGCTGGTGCTACTTTAGGGACTTTCTTGAGAACACATGACAAAAAAATGAAAGCTTATTCAATGTCGGCTCTTTTGTCAATCCTTTTTGCCGGCATAACAGAACCTTCAATTTATGGAGTTGGCATTCGCTATAAGCGGCCTTTAATTGGAGCTGTTGTCGGTGGTGCCATTGGTGGTGCCTTTATTGGTGGACTTCATGTTAAAGCTTTTGCTTTCGTCTTTGGTGGATTAACAACACTACCAGCGTTTGTAGGTAGCACTTTTATCTATTACGTAATTGGATTAGCAATTTGTTTTATTGTCGGATGTATTGTTACATTAATTATTGGTATTAATGAAAAAGAAGCTGAAAAAAAAGAAGTTGTTAAAAACATTTCAAATGGAAATATCAAAACTATTGACAATGAGACAATTTCTCAACCGATTGATGGAATTGTTGATGATATTGCAACAGCTACAGATCCTGCATTTTCGTCTGGATCTATGGGTGAAGGAATGGTAATACAACCTAGTGATGGAAACGTCTATGCTCCATTTGATGGAAATGTTACAATGCTTTTTAAAACAGGACATGCAATTGGAATTACTTCGAACAAAGGAACTGAAATAATGATCCATATTGGCATTGACACCGTTAAGTTGAATGGAAATGGATTCAAAAGTTTCGTTAAGCAAGGAGATAGTGTAACTAAAGGACAAAAATTAATTTCGTTTGATTTGGAAGCAATAAAAAATAAAGGTTATGATTTGTCAACGTTTGTCATAATAACTAATACTGACAACTATAAGGAAGTTCAACTATTAGATACTAATATGCACAAACACGGAGAAAACATTCTCTCAGTAAATGTTTAA
- a CDS encoding type II toxin-antitoxin system RelB/DinJ family antitoxin yields MLDTDEKKVSISVKTSPADKKKAAEIFDSLGLNLSTAINIFIKKSIAEGGLPFEVKDPFYSEANQAELNRRFKKITNSQNVHPHQLLDNEEQ; encoded by the coding sequence ATGTTAGATACGGATGAAAAAAAAGTTTCAATTTCTGTCAAAACTAGTCCAGCAGATAAAAAAAAAGCTGCTGAAATCTTTGATAGTTTAGGTCTCAATCTTTCAACGGCAATTAATATTTTTATTAAAAAAAGTATTGCTGAAGGTGGCTTACCATTTGAGGTTAAGGATCCATTTTATAGTGAAGCCAATCAGGCAGAACTTAATCGCCGTTTCAAAAAAATAACTAACAGTCAGAATGTTCATCCCCATCAACTTTTGGACAATGAGGAACAATAA
- a CDS encoding Txe/YoeB family addiction module toxin has protein sequence MSIEFLDEAWNEYIAWQSEDRKTLRRINNLIKSIQRDGVELGFGKPERLKYQDGWSRRINSKDRLVYTINNNHLVIVACKNHYK, from the coding sequence ATGTCAATTGAATTTCTAGATGAGGCTTGGAATGAATATATTGCTTGGCAAAGTGAAGATCGAAAAACTTTAAGGCGAATCAATAATCTGATTAAATCTATTCAAAGAGATGGTGTAGAATTGGGTTTTGGGAAACCAGAGCGTTTGAAATATCAAGATGGCTGGTCAAGAAGAATTAACAGTAAGGATCGCTTAGTTTATACAATTAACAATAATCATTTAGTTATTGTAGCCTGCAAAAATCATTATAAATAA
- a CDS encoding class II fructose-bisphosphate aldolase: MVLVSSKYLLDRAYQEHFAIGAFNAGNSEFVKNIITVAENLQSPVIIQIYPLEYELMGSKIIKYVLEAAKVSNVPIAVHLDHGRDLNDVLRSNKDQLNSVMIDTSAEEFAKNVAATSEVVDICHRLGIAVEAELGSIGNRFANDSSNMGRIYTDPNSAKEFIEQTEVDFLAVSIGTVHGPYPSGKNEIRIDILKEINRALKIPLVLHGGSKNPDQKIKEAIENGIAKVNISTDIKLPYFHAIKDTVIEKPTDYEPWIMLKQANQIQKDILKEKILLFGSNGKASEYLNDFRHLKPYFPYEGEKVEFY; the protein is encoded by the coding sequence ATGGTTCTCGTGTCTTCAAAATATTTACTAGATCGTGCCTATCAGGAGCATTTTGCTATTGGAGCATTTAATGCGGGAAACAGTGAATTTGTGAAAAATATTATTACTGTTGCTGAGAACTTACAATCACCAGTGATTATTCAAATTTATCCCCTTGAATATGAACTAATGGGAAGCAAAATTATTAAATATGTACTAGAGGCAGCCAAAGTTTCCAATGTTCCAATTGCAGTTCATTTAGACCATGGTCGTGATCTTAATGATGTGTTACGTTCTAACAAAGATCAGTTAAACTCAGTTATGATTGATACATCAGCTGAAGAATTTGCTAAAAATGTTGCTGCAACGTCCGAAGTAGTCGATATTTGTCATCGATTGGGGATCGCAGTTGAAGCAGAATTAGGTAGTATTGGTAATCGATTTGCTAATGACAGCAGCAACATGGGCAGGATTTATACGGATCCTAATAGTGCTAAAGAATTTATTGAGCAAACAGAAGTTGATTTTTTGGCGGTTTCGATTGGAACCGTTCATGGACCATATCCTAGTGGTAAAAATGAAATAAGAATTGATATCTTAAAAGAAATCAATCGAGCTTTAAAAATTCCACTGGTTTTACATGGCGGGTCTAAAAATCCTGATCAAAAAATCAAAGAGGCAATTGAAAATGGAATTGCAAAAGTAAATATTTCAACAGATATCAAGTTACCATATTTTCATGCGATTAAGGATACTGTTATAGAAAAACCGACAGATTATGAACCATGGATTATGCTTAAGCAAGCAAATCAAATTCAAAAAGATATTTTGAAAGAAAAAATATTACTTTTTGGCAGTAACGGGAAAGCCAGTGAATATTTGAATGACTTTAGACACTTAAAACCATATTTCCCGTATGAGGGTGAAAAAGTTGAATTTTACTGA
- a CDS encoding PTS system mannose/fructose/sorbose family transporter subunit IID has product MDKDTTSKKITKKDFFQTFIFENFQQASFNFERIHALAFCVDMIPTIRRVYKTKEERAAALKRHLTFFNVTPAVCGPVVGVTMALEQARANGEDIDEGTINSFKIGLMGPLCGVGDPIMWGTLRPILAALGATMALKGSWLGPIIFFLAFNTVRLGFKWYGLKIGLEKGLGVLQDLSGNLLQKLSEGATVMGLFIMGVLVTKWTTINVPVVVSKTTANGKTTVTTVQNILDELCPGLLALGLTLLMMYLLRKKVNPIVLIFALFAVGILGYGLNIFGK; this is encoded by the coding sequence ATGGATAAGGATACAACTAGCAAAAAAATAACTAAAAAAGATTTTTTTCAGACATTTATTTTCGAGAATTTTCAGCAGGCTTCATTTAACTTTGAAAGAATTCATGCGCTTGCGTTCTGTGTAGATATGATTCCGACAATTAGGCGGGTATATAAGACAAAGGAAGAACGAGCGGCAGCTTTAAAGAGACATTTAACCTTTTTTAATGTTACTCCCGCTGTTTGTGGGCCAGTTGTTGGTGTAACAATGGCTTTGGAACAAGCAAGGGCAAATGGTGAAGATATTGATGAGGGTACAATTAATAGTTTTAAGATTGGCTTAATGGGACCACTTTGTGGAGTTGGTGATCCAATAATGTGGGGCACGCTAAGACCGATATTAGCGGCCTTGGGAGCAACAATGGCTTTAAAAGGTTCATGGCTTGGACCAATTATTTTCTTTCTAGCATTCAATACAGTTAGATTAGGTTTTAAATGGTATGGTTTAAAGATTGGCTTGGAAAAAGGATTGGGTGTTTTACAGGATTTATCAGGAAATTTATTGCAGAAGCTTTCTGAAGGTGCGACAGTCATGGGACTCTTTATCATGGGTGTTTTGGTTACAAAGTGGACGACTATAAATGTGCCAGTAGTTGTTTCCAAAACAACTGCAAATGGTAAGACAACAGTTACAACTGTACAAAATATTTTAGATGAACTCTGTCCAGGTTTATTAGCTTTGGGATTGACATTATTAATGATGTATTTATTAAGAAAAAAAGTAAATCCAATTGTGTTGATTTTTGCCTTATTTGCAGTTGGGATTTTGGGCTACGGTTTAAACATCTTCGGTAAATAA
- a CDS encoding PTS mannose/fructose/sorbose transporter subunit IIC — MSALQIVLVFIWSSITGAGSVLDEFQTHRPLIACSVMGIILGDPTKGLILGGTLELIALGWMNIGAAQSPDSALASTISTILVIVGGQSIDKGIAIALPVAAAGQVLTVIARTITVAFQHAADKAAENADLRLIEWLHFSALAVQALRVSIPTTIVAAFVSPQMVQNMLNALPQVVTGGLEVAGGFIVAVGYAMILNMMYIKYLMPFFYLGFVLGGYLKLSLLAFGVVGLVLAIIYVELNPKYSQNHATAANQAVSQGSSGEIPDDELDD; from the coding sequence ATGTCTGCTTTACAAATTGTTTTAGTATTTATCTGGTCGTCGATTACTGGAGCTGGAAGTGTCTTAGACGAATTTCAAACACATCGACCTTTGATTGCTTGTTCAGTGATGGGAATCATTCTGGGTGATCCAACAAAAGGTTTGATTTTGGGAGGCACCCTAGAATTAATTGCCTTGGGGTGGATGAATATTGGGGCAGCCCAATCGCCTGATTCAGCTTTAGCAAGCACAATTTCAACAATTTTAGTAATTGTTGGTGGTCAAAGTATCGATAAAGGAATCGCGATTGCTTTACCAGTGGCTGCTGCTGGTCAAGTCTTAACGGTTATTGCAAGAACAATTACGGTTGCTTTTCAACATGCTGCGGATAAAGCTGCAGAAAATGCTGATTTACGGTTAATTGAGTGGTTGCATTTTTCAGCCTTAGCTGTTCAAGCGTTGCGTGTTTCAATTCCAACAACGATTGTTGCAGCGTTTGTTAGCCCACAAATGGTTCAAAACATGTTAAACGCCTTGCCACAAGTTGTAACCGGTGGCTTAGAAGTTGCAGGTGGTTTTATTGTAGCGGTTGGGTATGCAATGATCTTGAATATGATGTATATCAAATATTTAATGCCATTTTTCTACTTAGGTTTTGTTTTAGGTGGATATTTGAAGTTGAGTTTATTGGCCTTTGGGGTTGTCGGATTAGTATTAGCTATAATTTATGTTGAGTTGAATCCAAAGTATAGTCAAAATCATGCAACTGCTGCTAATCAGGCCGTTAGTCAAGGAAGCTCGGGAGAAATTCCAGACGATGAATTAGATGATTAA
- a CDS encoding mannose/fructose/sorbose PTS transporter subunit IIB, whose amino-acid sequence MIIKLARIDDRLIHGQVTTVWSKEANAERIIVVSEEVSNDTVRKTLLKQAAPPGTKVNIVDVKKAVLVYNNPKYEQTTVFYLFTNPTEVLELVKAGVPLKSINIGGMRFEDGKTQISKSISVTNQDVKAFRELADLGVELDLRVVKTDSKQNILKLIDDKFKN is encoded by the coding sequence ATGATTATCAAATTAGCAAGAATTGATGACCGTTTAATTCATGGACAGGTAACGACGGTTTGGTCAAAAGAGGCGAATGCCGAAAGAATTATTGTTGTTAGCGAGGAGGTTTCAAATGATACTGTTCGCAAAACACTATTGAAACAAGCAGCACCCCCGGGAACCAAGGTTAACATTGTTGATGTTAAGAAAGCAGTTTTAGTATACAATAATCCGAAATATGAACAAACAACTGTTTTCTACTTATTTACGAATCCCACTGAGGTACTTGAACTGGTGAAGGCTGGTGTGCCACTAAAATCAATTAATATTGGTGGTATGCGTTTTGAAGATGGAAAAACGCAAATTTCTAAATCAATTTCAGTAACTAACCAAGATGTTAAAGCATTTCGAGAATTAGCTGATTTAGGAGTTGAATTAGACTTAAGAGTTGTAAAAACAGATTCAAAACAGAATATTCTGAAATTGATTGATGATAAGTTCAAAAATTAG
- a CDS encoding PTS sugar transporter subunit IIA: protein MKVILVGHANTAVSMKQAIEMIYGEAPDIYTLTFSPKEGLADLKVKLEKQIAGFEDDQVLVVTDLFSGTPYNAAATLAISGKVTDVIAGMSLPICLEIVPLIQSATVEQVVTTVMQNYQNYTKAFSVISKKDLEEDDL, encoded by the coding sequence TTGAAAGTTATTTTAGTTGGACATGCAAACACAGCAGTTTCAATGAAACAAGCCATTGAAATGATTTATGGTGAAGCACCAGATATATATACGTTAACGTTTAGTCCTAAAGAAGGATTAGCGGATTTAAAAGTTAAGTTGGAAAAACAAATAGCTGGATTTGAGGATGATCAAGTTTTGGTAGTAACAGACTTATTCTCAGGAACACCATATAATGCAGCTGCAACCTTAGCAATTAGTGGAAAGGTCACAGATGTTATTGCAGGAATGTCACTGCCAATTTGTTTAGAAATTGTTCCACTAATACAATCAGCAACAGTTGAACAAGTTGTAACAACAGTCATGCAGAATTATCAGAACTACACAAAAGCTTTCAGTGTTATATCTAAAAAAGATCTGGAGGAGGATGATTTATAA